A single region of the Solwaraspora sp. WMMD406 genome encodes:
- a CDS encoding AAA family ATPase encodes MATNLRIRSLSVATNTAARSFDFASPLTLVTGTTGMGKSTLLMLIKHALGGNAALTPAVVQHVTHVDLAIQAGDNPLILRRRVGTDAGIVEIIEPGSGVVEQTWPVSPTPADGPSISRFLLEALGIPVERVPTSRMGVNARTTALTFRDVFRYCYLQAKEIDRSVVGHLDQNVNPKRIATFELMFGLTDPELLDLKRRRGLERDQAKQLEKDAVAVDRFIREAGIADPDELRARRLQLLQQLGAAEDGLRAIREEVEALTAAEEERRGRLSAALSNSKKLHEEADLLAMAVRGREAVLAQLNLDLAKAERLSTAVGLLSPFEFSTCPRCMQELGSRELAETDCLLCCQPVQPVDLGDIQSSAQNVERIHDQMAETEQLLRSDIAAHAQAQQVAGRADAELEVLHREYDQATAGAVSPRIELVARLSRETEALRQRVEETNRHAAMWRRLDQLRAQVALHRKNDRQIAVDITEREKALRRRGAQLEDIDEAFKEEIERIGIPVDGVARIDPTSFLPLVGDTAFEDLQASGGGASTALNVAYHLTLLTTAIDYPGVLLPDLLIIDSPRKAIGNREPDVALGRRLYARLVTLAETYGKKIQIIVADNDIPTGIVSTHATIDLTSQHSVVPGVTNTGVGQGQRVEDVQGEQ; translated from the coding sequence ATGGCCACGAACCTTCGCATAAGGTCGCTCTCGGTTGCTACCAACACTGCGGCACGCTCGTTCGACTTCGCCTCCCCGCTCACCCTCGTCACGGGCACGACCGGCATGGGGAAGTCGACGCTCCTGATGCTCATCAAGCATGCGCTCGGGGGAAACGCCGCCTTGACACCGGCGGTGGTCCAGCACGTCACGCACGTCGACCTAGCCATCCAGGCCGGCGACAACCCCCTGATCCTGCGCCGGCGGGTCGGCACCGACGCAGGGATCGTGGAGATCATCGAGCCTGGGTCGGGCGTCGTGGAGCAAACCTGGCCGGTGAGCCCGACCCCAGCGGACGGGCCGTCGATCTCCCGCTTCCTGCTGGAAGCACTCGGGATACCCGTCGAACGCGTACCGACGAGCCGCATGGGTGTCAACGCGCGTACCACAGCGCTGACCTTCAGGGACGTCTTCCGCTACTGCTACCTCCAGGCGAAGGAGATTGACCGCTCAGTGGTCGGTCACCTCGACCAAAATGTCAATCCCAAGCGCATCGCCACGTTCGAGCTGATGTTCGGTCTCACCGACCCCGAGCTACTCGACCTCAAACGCCGGCGAGGTCTTGAGCGCGACCAAGCCAAACAACTGGAGAAGGACGCCGTCGCGGTCGACCGCTTCATCCGAGAGGCTGGCATCGCTGACCCCGACGAGCTGCGTGCACGGCGTCTACAACTCCTGCAACAGCTCGGAGCGGCCGAGGACGGGCTCCGGGCGATACGAGAAGAGGTCGAGGCCCTGACAGCGGCTGAAGAGGAACGTCGGGGGCGGCTGTCCGCAGCGCTGTCCAATTCGAAAAAGCTTCACGAGGAAGCCGACCTGCTGGCGATGGCGGTACGCGGCAGGGAAGCGGTACTGGCACAGCTGAACCTGGACCTCGCCAAGGCGGAACGGCTCAGCACAGCGGTCGGGCTCCTCTCGCCATTCGAGTTCTCCACCTGTCCTCGATGTATGCAGGAACTCGGGTCGCGCGAGCTCGCCGAGACGGACTGCCTTCTCTGCTGCCAGCCGGTCCAGCCGGTGGACCTGGGCGACATCCAGTCGTCGGCTCAGAACGTCGAGCGGATCCACGACCAGATGGCCGAAACCGAGCAACTGCTACGCAGCGATATCGCAGCCCATGCACAGGCACAACAGGTGGCGGGCCGGGCGGATGCCGAGCTGGAGGTGCTCCACCGTGAGTACGACCAGGCGACCGCAGGGGCCGTATCTCCCCGGATCGAATTAGTTGCGCGGCTAAGCCGCGAGACAGAAGCGCTGCGGCAGCGAGTCGAGGAGACCAACCGGCACGCCGCGATGTGGCGTCGGCTCGACCAGCTTCGCGCACAAGTTGCCCTGCACCGCAAGAACGATCGTCAAATCGCAGTCGACATCACCGAGCGGGAGAAGGCCCTACGGCGTCGAGGCGCTCAACTCGAAGACATCGACGAGGCATTCAAGGAGGAAATCGAACGCATCGGTATACCTGTTGACGGCGTGGCTCGAATCGACCCCACATCTTTCCTGCCGCTGGTCGGCGACACGGCGTTCGAGGATCTCCAGGCGAGTGGCGGCGGAGCCAGCACTGCCCTCAACGTCGCCTACCACCTGACCCTCCTCACGACAGCCATCGACTACCCCGGCGTCCTCCTACCCGACCTTCTGATCATCGACTCGCCACGTAAGGCAATCGGGAACCGGGAACCAGACGTGGCACTTGGCCGGCGCCTATACGCCCGACTGGTGACACTCGCGGAGACCTACGGCAAGAAGATCCAGATAATCGTCGCCGACAACGATATCCCTACCGGCATCGTCAGCACGCATGCGACGATCGATCTCACTTCACAGCACTCGGTCGTTCCTGGAGTTACGAACACCGGGGTCGGCCAGGGGCAACGGGTCGAAGACGTCCAAGGGGAACAGTGA
- a CDS encoding IS701 family transposase produces the protein MVTIGRRFRRPEPRRRVRDFVRGLLAPLPSKNCWTIAEHAGDTSPDGMQDLLTRVRWDDAAVRADVREFVGEHLGDTEAVLVIDETGDLKKGRHTVGVQRQYSGTAGKIENCQLAVHLVYATDTAHALLDTALYLPKSWCDDPERRTRAGVPEQVRFATKPQLASRMITTAVTAGLPCRWVAGDEAYGGDPRLAAQLRGLRLGYVLAVACSHQVTTGLGVHRVDALAAALPTTAWHRISAGRGAKGHRWYDWAFIALPHAADAHGGHHWLLIRRNRRTGELAFYRCWAPDTVPLRSLVTVAGRRWKIEESFQAAKTGLGLDQHQHRRWTSWHRWTTLAILAHAFLAAATTHRSRPDPAGLIALTVNELRHLFNVLIIEPTRRHRDPLLWSIRRRRHQARAKTSHYTRQALTEP, from the coding sequence ATGGTGACGATCGGGCGTCGTTTCCGCAGACCGGAGCCTCGCCGTCGGGTGCGTGACTTCGTCCGGGGCCTACTGGCGCCGTTACCGTCGAAGAACTGTTGGACGATCGCTGAGCATGCCGGGGACACCAGCCCGGACGGGATGCAGGATCTGCTGACCCGGGTGCGCTGGGACGACGCCGCCGTTCGAGCGGATGTCCGCGAGTTCGTCGGTGAGCACCTCGGTGACACCGAGGCGGTGCTGGTCATCGACGAGACGGGGGACCTGAAGAAGGGCCGGCACACCGTCGGTGTCCAGCGGCAGTACTCAGGCACGGCCGGGAAGATCGAGAACTGCCAGCTCGCCGTGCACCTCGTCTACGCCACCGACACCGCTCACGCGTTACTCGACACCGCGCTCTACCTGCCGAAGTCCTGGTGCGACGACCCCGAACGCCGGACGCGGGCTGGCGTCCCCGAGCAGGTCCGGTTCGCCACGAAGCCGCAACTGGCGTCCCGGATGATCACCACCGCGGTCACCGCCGGACTGCCGTGTCGATGGGTGGCCGGCGACGAGGCCTACGGCGGCGATCCGCGCCTGGCAGCCCAACTCCGTGGGCTGCGACTGGGCTACGTCCTGGCCGTGGCCTGCTCCCACCAGGTGACCACCGGTCTCGGCGTCCACCGCGTCGACGCCCTCGCCGCCGCTCTTCCCACCACCGCCTGGCACCGGATCTCCGCCGGCAGGGGCGCGAAAGGCCACCGCTGGTACGACTGGGCATTCATCGCACTGCCACACGCCGCCGACGCCCACGGCGGACATCACTGGCTGCTGATCCGCCGCAACCGCAGAACCGGCGAGCTGGCCTTCTACCGCTGCTGGGCACCCGACACCGTTCCGCTCCGCAGCCTCGTCACCGTCGCCGGCCGCCGATGGAAGATCGAAGAGTCGTTCCAGGCCGCGAAGACCGGACTAGGCCTGGACCAGCACCAACACCGCCGCTGGACATCCTGGCACCGCTGGACGACCCTGGCGATCCTCGCCCACGCCTTCCTCGCCGCCGCGACCACGCACCGCAGCCGCCCCGACCCGGCCGGGTTGATCGCACTGACCGTCAACGAACTACGTCACCTGTTCAACGTCCTGATCATCGAACCCACCCGCCGCCACCGCGACCCGCTGCTCTGGTCCATACGCCGACGCCGTCACCAGGCACGAGCCAAAACCAGCCACTACACCCGACAAGCCCTCACTGAGCCATGA
- a CDS encoding aminoglycoside phosphotransferase family protein, with amino-acid sequence MTGSAGRFTEQTMRAAMHQIAAQLGVAASDAQLLRLTNNAVYAFPSAGLVIRITRSHALHDRTLKVARLATWFAAVDAPTIRLAPDVSQPVRVGNLSATVWRLVAPTPRPPTVEELGQVLREFHALGLPLFPLPEWDPVGDVLTRLTDAEALNPDDRDFLLDWCDRLAPRIADLNAQARGLVHADAHVGNLLREADGRVVLCDFDPTCIGPWQVDLAAVPVGEIHFGRAGAHQALTSAYGYDVTTDPAWPTLREARELKMIAAAVPLLASTPGVGDEFAVRLASVRDKDDTVRWTPFADLVGRAG; translated from the coding sequence ATGACCGGATCGGCCGGACGGTTCACCGAGCAGACGATGAGAGCAGCGATGCACCAGATCGCCGCCCAACTCGGCGTCGCCGCCAGCGACGCCCAACTCCTACGGCTGACCAACAACGCCGTGTACGCGTTCCCCTCGGCCGGCCTCGTCATCCGCATCACCCGATCCCACGCCCTACACGACCGGACGCTGAAGGTCGCTCGCCTGGCAACCTGGTTCGCAGCAGTCGACGCCCCGACCATCCGCCTCGCCCCCGACGTCAGCCAGCCGGTACGGGTCGGCAACCTCTCTGCAACGGTGTGGCGGCTCGTCGCTCCCACGCCACGACCGCCGACCGTCGAGGAACTCGGTCAGGTACTCCGCGAGTTCCACGCCCTGGGCCTGCCGCTGTTCCCGCTACCCGAATGGGACCCGGTCGGCGACGTCCTTACCCGTCTCACCGACGCGGAAGCCCTGAACCCCGACGACCGAGACTTCCTGCTGGATTGGTGCGATCGGCTCGCACCACGCATCGCGGACCTGAACGCCCAGGCTCGCGGCCTGGTCCACGCCGACGCCCACGTCGGCAACCTGCTCCGCGAAGCCGACGGCCGCGTAGTCCTCTGCGACTTTGACCCGACCTGCATCGGCCCATGGCAGGTTGACCTGGCCGCCGTCCCCGTCGGGGAAATCCACTTCGGCCGGGCCGGCGCACACCAAGCCCTCACTTCGGCGTACGGCTACGACGTCACCACCGACCCCGCCTGGCCGACCCTCCGCGAAGCCCGTGAACTCAAAATGATCGCCGCCGCCGTACCCCTACTGGCCAGCACCCCCGGCGTCGGCGACGAGTTCGCCGTCCGCCTGGCCTCCGTCCGCGACAAAGACGACACCGTACGCTGGACCCCCTTCGCCGACCTCGTTGGTCGAGCCGGGTAG
- a CDS encoding fatty acid desaturase translates to MGVSMTISNVDPCSPDSSMPTVKPIISHQAGRSELWTIRIFLIVPLVVPAVAIPWIWGWGFGWTDLAMSTVLYVVSMIGVTVGYHRLFTHRSFRASRGLRIALAVAGGFAAQGSVIPWAADHRRHHAFSDQAGDPHSPWIFGTSPVALMKGFWHAHMGWMFGRERTNIDRYAPDLAADRDLLVVDRLFFLWVSLSVLLPAAVGGLISHSWRGALTGFIWAGLGRIAFQHHVTWSVNSICHMVGSRPFRSRDRSANFWPLALLSMGESWHNMHHADPSSARHGVLRGQVDVSARLIWLFERLGWAHDVRWPSKGRLRRLSQHAKPVV, encoded by the coding sequence ATGGGTGTATCGATGACCATATCTAACGTTGATCCGTGTTCGCCGGATTCTTCGATGCCAACCGTTAAGCCGATCATTTCCCATCAGGCAGGCCGGTCGGAGCTATGGACCATCCGGATCTTTCTCATTGTACCGCTTGTGGTACCTGCGGTCGCAATACCCTGGATTTGGGGCTGGGGATTCGGGTGGACCGACCTGGCGATGTCCACCGTCCTCTACGTGGTTTCCATGATCGGCGTGACTGTCGGCTATCACCGCCTCTTCACGCACCGGTCCTTTCGGGCGAGCCGAGGGCTGCGCATTGCCCTTGCCGTGGCAGGCGGGTTCGCCGCCCAGGGCTCGGTGATCCCGTGGGCTGCCGATCATCGTCGCCACCACGCGTTTTCGGATCAGGCTGGCGACCCACATTCACCCTGGATTTTCGGGACGTCGCCGGTTGCGCTGATGAAGGGATTCTGGCATGCGCACATGGGCTGGATGTTCGGCCGGGAGCGGACGAACATCGACCGTTACGCACCTGATCTGGCTGCCGACCGCGACTTGCTCGTGGTGGACCGGTTGTTCTTCCTCTGGGTTTCCCTCAGCGTGCTGCTCCCCGCAGCCGTCGGTGGCCTTATCTCGCATTCCTGGCGCGGTGCGCTTACTGGATTTATCTGGGCAGGGCTGGGGCGGATCGCATTTCAACATCATGTTACCTGGTCGGTGAACTCGATTTGCCACATGGTTGGGTCCCGGCCATTCCGTAGCAGGGACAGATCGGCCAATTTTTGGCCGTTGGCGCTGCTGTCGATGGGTGAATCGTGGCACAACATGCACCACGCTGACCCGTCCTCTGCGCGGCATGGCGTCCTGCGCGGCCAAGTCGACGTCTCGGCGCGGCTCATCTGGCTCTTCGAACGCCTTGGCTGGGCGCACGACGTGCGATGGCCGAGCAAAGGCAGGTTGCGGCGGCTATCCCAGCACGCGAAGCCAGTAGTCTGA
- a CDS encoding MFS transporter, producing MVHYIRDDVSMSDCGVGRGMKVPTSEQGFFGRQDRCWLLTFCLAWSGTATALFGPIQILLPNQLEHLAPGNKEGALAWVLSVGALISMFVNPIAGAFSDRTVSRSGPRLPWITGGTLLGLAGLVALGLARDVVQVAVLWCAVQAALNASWSALSALVPDRVPDRKRGAVAGYIGLSQVVGIAFAALLATIFPGVFGYFACAAFLAILVTPLLLADRRLKLGYGPARRGSDLRSFVAGFWIDPRRFPDFSWAWLARLLINLSNALALTYTLYFLRDELHVVNAEKGVLLLGSVNLAAVVLSVVLAGYASDKLGRRKVFVVASSLVMAAASAMIAIRPTWPVVVACAFALGIGFGIYTSVDFALITQVLPASDSRGQSMGTLNIASSLPQVLAPAIAAPIVTAGSGYPMLYGLSSIVAVSGAILVAQIASVR from the coding sequence ATGGTTCACTACATCCGTGATGATGTGTCGATGTCCGATTGTGGCGTCGGACGTGGCATGAAGGTCCCCACCTCAGAGCAGGGCTTCTTCGGTCGGCAAGACCGGTGCTGGCTGCTTACCTTCTGTCTCGCTTGGTCCGGCACCGCGACCGCGCTATTCGGGCCTATACAGATTCTGCTTCCCAACCAGCTCGAACACCTGGCACCAGGCAATAAGGAGGGAGCGCTGGCCTGGGTCCTGTCCGTCGGTGCCTTGATCTCGATGTTTGTCAATCCGATCGCCGGTGCGTTCTCTGACCGGACCGTGTCGCGGTCAGGTCCACGTCTGCCGTGGATCACGGGCGGTACGCTGCTGGGTCTCGCCGGGTTGGTGGCGCTGGGTCTCGCGCGTGATGTGGTGCAGGTTGCCGTCCTCTGGTGTGCCGTGCAGGCGGCGCTTAACGCTTCTTGGTCGGCGCTGAGTGCACTCGTCCCGGACCGTGTTCCGGACCGAAAGCGCGGTGCGGTGGCCGGCTACATCGGTTTGTCGCAGGTTGTCGGCATCGCGTTCGCCGCGCTGCTCGCCACCATATTCCCAGGCGTGTTCGGCTATTTCGCATGCGCAGCCTTCCTGGCTATATTGGTAACACCTCTTCTCCTGGCTGACCGGCGCCTGAAACTGGGGTACGGCCCAGCGCGCCGAGGCTCAGATCTCCGTAGCTTCGTGGCCGGATTCTGGATCGATCCTCGGCGTTTCCCGGACTTCTCCTGGGCTTGGTTGGCACGGTTACTGATTAATCTGAGTAATGCTTTGGCATTAACTTACACTCTCTATTTCTTGCGCGATGAGCTACACGTCGTTAACGCCGAAAAAGGGGTTTTGTTGCTCGGCAGCGTGAATCTCGCAGCAGTCGTTCTGTCCGTGGTGCTCGCCGGCTACGCCTCGGACAAGCTGGGCCGGCGTAAGGTCTTTGTTGTCGCGTCAAGCCTTGTAATGGCGGCCGCGTCGGCAATGATTGCCATCCGTCCAACCTGGCCTGTGGTGGTGGCTTGCGCATTCGCGCTCGGCATTGGTTTCGGAATTTATACTTCGGTGGATTTTGCGCTTATTACTCAGGTGCTTCCAGCATCCGATTCGCGCGGTCAAAGCATGGGTACACTTAACATCGCTAGCTCGTTGCCGCAGGTGCTCGCCCCCGCGATAGCAGCACCCATTGTGACTGCCGGAAGCGGTTATCCTATGTTATACGGCCTGTCGAGTATTGTGGCCGTGAGCGGGGCAATTCTAGTTGCCCAGATCGCATCGGTCCGATGA
- a CDS encoding glycosyltransferase, which yields MLLDVVIPTYRDGAWLEHLLDSVVEQNLTRTRIFVVYDREEVPEGRAASGMMPELTVVHAPRGIGAARNAGASAGAGDWILFLDADGILPDGFLAHVRQIIMRDNPNAAAFNFYADSFKWYLRAGTRVSWWYLRFMNLFGRAALPGFATLVSRRAFTEIGGYRNDLAISEDFVLSDDLFAAGYSVSLYARPWLIYSTRRFDLPIAASARLFWRYLVIDLARRLSRRTYALGEIDYAFGAHAEPGRRRYPRDLRT from the coding sequence GTGCTGCTCGACGTCGTTATTCCGACCTACCGCGACGGTGCTTGGCTCGAGCATCTGCTCGACTCGGTCGTAGAGCAGAATCTCACTCGGACGCGAATCTTCGTAGTTTACGACCGGGAGGAGGTGCCGGAGGGGCGGGCGGCCAGTGGGATGATGCCAGAGCTGACCGTCGTCCATGCACCGCGGGGCATCGGTGCGGCCCGAAACGCCGGGGCCTCTGCGGGGGCGGGTGACTGGATTCTGTTCCTCGACGCCGACGGAATCTTGCCGGACGGGTTTCTTGCCCACGTTCGCCAGATCATAATGCGTGACAATCCGAACGCGGCGGCGTTCAATTTCTACGCCGACTCGTTCAAATGGTACCTGCGTGCGGGGACTCGGGTGTCCTGGTGGTACCTCCGTTTTATGAATCTGTTTGGCCGCGCCGCCCTGCCGGGATTCGCCACCCTGGTAAGCAGAAGGGCATTCACGGAAATCGGAGGATATCGCAACGACCTGGCGATATCCGAGGACTTCGTCCTCTCGGACGACCTGTTCGCAGCCGGGTATAGCGTAAGCCTGTACGCGCGACCATGGCTGATCTACTCGACACGTCGGTTCGACCTCCCGATCGCCGCCTCGGCCAGGCTGTTCTGGCGCTACCTGGTGATCGATCTGGCGCGTCGGCTGAGTCGTAGGACGTATGCGTTAGGCGAGATCGATTACGCATTTGGCGCCCATGCCGAGCCTGGGCGCAGAAGGTACCCTCGAGATCTTAGGACATAG
- a CDS encoding glycoside hydrolase family 13 protein, giving the protein MYAPGAAAGVNLGDRLPVFVRVPAGARPVDNLWVRSTADGEPCFTEAVVDRHDPNGDVWWRGEVEARNPVTPYRFLLAGGDGPAGSAAGGSAGGGGGGRRWLTGVGEVDHDVPDATDFRLVTHDAPPAWAADAVIYQIFPDRFARSHAADGRELPEWAIRCDWDTPVVGRGPETPYQFYGGDLDGIRERLDHLERLGVNTVYLTPIFPARSNHRYDAAAFDHVDPLLGGDEALARLSAAVHARGWRLLGDITSNHTGDAHPWFTAAVSDVSSPERELYYFGDDGDYESWLGVKSLPKLNWGSAELRRRFVDGPASVARRWLLPPYGLDGWRIDVANMTGRRGADAHTLEVAALLRRAVADTRPAGLIVAEHGHDFTRDLDADGWHGTMNYAGFTRPVWSWLRSSSLELPDFLGVPGGVPARSGSAALATMRAFGALVSWRSLVHSWQLLGSHDSARVRTVVGDAGRQEVAAGLQFTLPGTPMVFAGDELGLRGENGEGSRTPMPWDRPGPWDEATFGVYRALVALRREVPELRHGGLRWVYADDDALVYLRESPTGSVLALARRASGAPIRLTGLVAPPDATAPALVNLYGGAPPLRPAADGTLTLPSDGPTFQLWHLH; this is encoded by the coding sequence TTGTATGCGCCGGGTGCCGCCGCCGGGGTAAACCTGGGTGATCGGTTGCCGGTCTTCGTCCGGGTGCCGGCGGGTGCGCGGCCGGTCGACAACCTGTGGGTACGCTCCACAGCCGACGGTGAGCCGTGCTTCACCGAGGCGGTGGTCGACCGGCACGATCCGAACGGGGACGTGTGGTGGCGGGGCGAGGTGGAGGCCCGTAACCCGGTCACGCCGTACCGTTTTCTGCTGGCCGGCGGCGACGGCCCGGCCGGGTCTGCTGCTGGCGGGTCTGCTGGTGGCGGCGGTGGTGGGCGGCGCTGGTTGACCGGGGTCGGCGAGGTCGACCACGACGTGCCGGACGCGACCGACTTCCGACTCGTCACCCACGATGCGCCGCCGGCCTGGGCCGCCGACGCGGTGATCTACCAGATCTTCCCGGACCGGTTCGCCCGGTCGCATGCTGCTGACGGGCGGGAGCTGCCGGAGTGGGCGATCCGGTGCGACTGGGACACCCCGGTCGTCGGGCGCGGGCCGGAGACGCCGTACCAGTTCTACGGCGGCGACCTGGACGGCATCCGGGAGCGGCTCGACCACCTGGAGCGGCTCGGCGTCAACACCGTCTACCTGACGCCGATCTTCCCGGCCCGGTCCAATCATCGGTACGACGCCGCCGCGTTCGACCACGTCGACCCGCTGCTCGGCGGCGACGAGGCTTTGGCGCGGCTGTCGGCGGCGGTGCACGCTCGCGGGTGGCGGCTGCTCGGCGACATCACCAGCAACCACACCGGCGACGCCCACCCGTGGTTCACCGCCGCCGTGTCGGACGTATCGTCGCCGGAGCGGGAGCTGTACTACTTCGGCGACGACGGCGACTACGAGTCGTGGCTGGGCGTGAAGTCGCTGCCGAAACTCAACTGGGGCAGCGCTGAGCTGCGGCGACGCTTCGTCGATGGGCCAGCCTCGGTGGCGCGGCGGTGGCTGCTGCCGCCGTACGGGTTGGACGGTTGGCGGATCGACGTGGCCAACATGACCGGCCGGCGCGGGGCCGACGCGCACACCCTGGAGGTGGCAGCGCTGCTGCGCCGGGCGGTCGCCGACACCCGGCCGGCCGGGCTGATCGTCGCCGAGCACGGGCACGACTTCACCCGTGACCTGGACGCCGATGGTTGGCACGGCACGATGAACTACGCCGGCTTCACCCGGCCGGTGTGGAGCTGGCTGCGGTCATCATCGTTGGAGTTGCCGGACTTCCTCGGCGTACCGGGTGGGGTGCCGGCCCGGTCCGGGTCGGCGGCGTTGGCGACGATGCGGGCGTTCGGGGCGTTGGTGTCGTGGCGGTCGTTGGTGCATTCGTGGCAGCTGCTCGGCTCGCATGATTCGGCCCGGGTGCGGACGGTGGTGGGGGACGCGGGTCGGCAGGAGGTGGCGGCCGGGTTGCAGTTCACCCTGCCGGGGACGCCGATGGTGTTCGCTGGGGATGAGTTGGGGTTGCGGGGGGAGAACGGGGAGGGTTCGCGGACGCCGATGCCGTGGGATCGGCCGGGCCCGTGGGACGAGGCGACGTTCGGGGTGTACCGGGCGTTGGTGGCGTTGCGTCGGGAGGTTCCGGAGCTGCGGCATGGCGGCCTTCGTTGGGTGTACGCCGATGACGACGCCCTGGTCTACCTGCGGGAGTCGCCGACCGGGTCGGTGTTGGCGTTGGCCCGGCGTGCGTCGGGTGCTCCGATCCGGTTGACCGGTCTGGTGGCCCCGCCGGACGCCACTGCTCCGGCACTGGTCAACCTGTACGGTGGCGCACCACCGCTACGCCCGGCCGCCGACGGCACCCTGACCTTGCCGTCCGACGGCCCCACCTTCCAACTCTGGCACCTCCACTGA
- a CDS encoding sugar ABC transporter permease — protein sequence MNRRALTRWLGRVGWRHLVALLAVAFSLFPIVFVLSAAVNPLGTLSSTDLFPTGASGNNFRRLFADTSFGRWFGNSLLIAGLASFASVFLSSLAAYAFSRMRFRGRRVGLLSLLLIQMFPQFLAIVAIFLIFSTITDLWPTIGFNTPWGLMLLYLGGALGVNTWLMKGFFDTLPRELDESATMDGASHAQVFFRIMLPLVAPILAVTGLLAFINTINEFLIANVFLTNPEAKTLAVGMYGLVAGERNNNFGIFAAGTLLTAIPTVLVFQLLSRYIVSGLTSGSVKG from the coding sequence GTGAACCGGCGTGCGTTGACCCGTTGGCTGGGTCGGGTCGGCTGGCGGCACCTGGTGGCGCTGCTGGCCGTGGCGTTCTCGCTGTTCCCGATCGTGTTCGTGCTGTCGGCGGCGGTGAACCCGCTGGGCACCCTGTCGTCGACCGACCTGTTCCCGACCGGGGCGTCGGGCAACAACTTCCGTCGGCTGTTCGCCGACACGTCGTTCGGCCGCTGGTTCGGCAACTCGCTGCTGATCGCCGGGCTGGCGTCGTTCGCGTCGGTGTTCCTGTCGTCGCTGGCGGCGTACGCCTTCTCCCGGATGCGGTTCCGCGGCCGCCGGGTCGGGCTGCTGTCGCTGCTGCTGATCCAGATGTTCCCGCAGTTCCTGGCGATCGTCGCGATCTTCCTGATCTTCTCGACGATCACCGACCTGTGGCCGACCATCGGGTTCAACACCCCGTGGGGGCTGATGCTGCTCTACCTCGGCGGCGCGCTCGGGGTGAACACGTGGCTGATGAAAGGCTTCTTCGACACCCTGCCGAGGGAGTTGGACGAGTCGGCCACCATGGACGGGGCGTCGCACGCCCAGGTGTTCTTCCGGATCATGCTGCCGCTGGTGGCGCCGATCCTGGCGGTCACCGGGCTGCTGGCGTTCATCAACACCATCAACGAGTTCCTGATCGCTAACGTCTTCCTCACCAACCCGGAGGCGAAGACGCTGGCGGTCGGCATGTACGGCCTGGTGGCGGGGGAGCGGAACAACAACTTCGGGATCTTCGCCGCCGGCACCCTGTTGACGGCGATCCCGACGGTGCTGGTGTTCCAGCTGCTCAGCCGCTACATCGTCTCCGGTCTCACCTCCGGGTCTGTGAAGGGTTGA